DNA from Eucalyptus grandis isolate ANBG69807.140 chromosome 5, ASM1654582v1, whole genome shotgun sequence:
ACATaagatagttttaagttagattTTTTAGTGTTCTGTTGACAACGCATCATAAATATAGCAGATGTtcttactttaaatagtttccATAAACACATGCCatactttattttaaattttagtatcTCCTTACATTTTATGATGTTTTGCACGAATAAAACAAAACATGTGCCGATGTAGTATGTTTGAAATAGTAATTAATTTTTCTGCTCGTgttaaattcacattttttttcatttagatATGCCAACAAATATTATTGCCACTTATGATGGAAAGCGCTTAAAACAATATATAGCTGGAAAAAAATACTGCTTGGAAAAAGAAGGCAACTTTATTGCAATTTAAGGCGACCGTAGTACATTATACCGAAGTAATCAAGCATGAGAgatgaaaacatgaaaaatgatgttAAATTGTCTCGTGATCACAGGTCAACGACTTCATATGGTCTTGTAGGAGTCCAAGACCATGTTTGTCTTCATAGTTGTACATTAGTGAAACCATCTTAGCAGCATTCACGCAAGCTTCAAGGAAAGGCGCAGAGAACGGACACGGAGAGAGGCACTCTTTGTTGAGCAGCTTCCACAATTTCGATATCAACTTCATCACATGCTCCCTTGCGCTTTGGTACGAAGAGCCTTCATTTTCCCTCAAATAGCATTCCACGTATGACCCGTCGTAGCCATTTTGATTCTCGTCCTTCAGGGAATCGAATCCCctgagtaaaaaaattatatcaataaaataatgacaaaacgcaaataaaaaatgaataaaaccCGAATATTGCCCAGCACGAAACCATGAACTAGTGTACCTGGGCACATCCGAGGTCATCCCAAAGGCGAAGAATTTCAGCGACTAAGAATATTATATTTGGCAGCTGcacctcttctttctttgaatcCATACTTTGGTTGGCAATGTTTTGGCCCATTAGAAAGAACAGGTGAGTTAGCACCAAGGGCACACCTGAAGTGATAATCGCATTCTTCAAGTAATCATCTGCCTTTGGCAATTTCCCAGAAGCGTTCCACTGAAACTCCACCAGGAATGCATTGCACAAATTCGCCCACTGCAACATCAAATGTTATCCGACTGATAAAGGATATATCTAAAATGTAGTCTTAAATCAAAATCTTGAGCTCATTGAGCTTTCGTAGTAGTCATAAATGACAAATATCTAGGAAATCTAGGAAATCtaggaaatctctctctctctctctctctctctctctctctctctctcagagagTAAGGGAACTCAATGCTGCACTGAGCTCAATTTTATTGCTAGGAAACCAAAGCACGGCTACAAGATCTTGACAGAAACGCCTAGATCTCGCCAAGATTTGTGTGTGAGTGTGTATGGGAGAGggcgggagggagggagggacgaTTGCAGCTTAACCCTATCAGTGATAAGATCTCCGTGTATGGCATTATACAGAATTCTATAAAGAGTGAACGAAACTCGACGATGATGAAGCCGGCAATTGGTTTGTGTGGCTTTAATTTGAAGAAGTGAACACAAACTTCAAAATGATGACCAAAATATTGGAGGGTGGTGAGACAAAGAGTGGAAAAAGGGACGAGGATATGGTCAAGGTTGAGTTTTGGTTCAGTGCAACGAATCTCCAATTAAGTCACGTACATTTAGAGTTGAGATAGGAGTTAGCAACATTGTTGCGAACGGAGGTTCTTATCAATAATAGTTTTATATTTATACCATCTGTTTCAAGAATCTCGTGGGGTTCCATCCATGCTTCTCAAAGATGATTTTGCCAAAATCATTTGCAATATCATTGAGAACCTTGAAGCATATTTTCATGTACTGAAGCTGCTCAGCACACGCATTATCCCATCTGAAGGAAAAACAATTGcaagaaatatttaaattgtCAACATAATATAAATGTggaatgtagttttttttttttttttgatgtaatAGTTGCAACATAATAGGTAAAAAGGGATATCTTCAATTGTATACCTTTTAATGACTTCTGTAAAGAGAATTAATTCGTCAACCGTGCCATGGACATCAAATATGTCGTCAATAATGTACACGAGAGAGATGGGCTTAATGAGCTCAACCCTAAGCTCAGACAAGCTTGGATCTGTGAGAATTGCCATGGACCACATGTACCATTTTAGTGGCTGGTCTCTAGCAAACTCCATCTTCTCTCCCAATCCCAACTCTTTCCACCACCTGAAATATAGGATATGCATGAGGAAAAACTAAAGCAACAGTACATAAGAGTATACTCATTAAACGAaacaaattattcatttgaaaattctatTGATCTCATGACATAGAGATTTGAGAAAATGGAGATATAGAGTCCATCATTTTCCTTATAGTTTTTGGTGAAACTAGTTTAAGTCATGCCTGAAACTGTGATTTGTGAGTTTGATATTAGTTTGAACCTTAATGCCAACTCCTTAAATATATAAGTTTAAATATAGCATCTTATTTATGCATTGATATACTTGTATTAGAGCCAACTATTAAGATTTCGCCTACTATTATATGTTGGTCATCTATAGTCCTTCAATTGAGCATAACTTTGCGTAAGTAGTTAATTAGTTACTCACTTATTAATTTGGTGAATCTCCTCCTGGTGCACATATTGATCAATTCTTCGCTTTCGTTTGCCACTTCTAGCGAGTCTTCCATCCACGAGTTCGCGCCTGGCATATCGTTTACAAAACTTTGAGGAGCTAGCAATCTTGCGAAGCTCTTGCGATATGGATATTGCAATGTACTTTCTATCATTCTCGCTTGTTCATGATCAAGATCACATGTCAACAATGCATTGAGACAGTTGCTGCTAAAGCATCCTGCTTCGTCGAGTATATCCTCTCCTTCCATGCTCATTTGTGACGCTTCGTATAATTCCATCATACCCTTGATGTTTCCCTCCAGTTTCATTACAAAACCTTTCCCCTTATCATTGAAGTATTCAAACACATCTGCATAAAAAGCACAAGGACTCTAATACAT
Protein-coding regions in this window:
- the LOC104447372 gene encoding LOW QUALITY PROTEIN: (3S,6E)-nerolidol synthase 1 (The sequence of the model RefSeq protein was modified relative to this genomic sequence to represent the inferred CDS: inserted 1 base in 1 codon); translation: MIQRLGVKSLFREQIKAILRWQYTHFSSLNHGKDDVYEIALRFRLLRQEGYHVPADVFEYFNDKGKGFVMKLEGNIKGMMELYEASQMSMEGEDILDEAGCFSSNCLNALLTCDLDHEQARMIESTLQYPYRKSFARLLAPQSFVNDMPGANSWXGRLARSGKRKRRIDQYVHQEEIHQINKWWKELGLGEKMEFARDQPLKWYMWSMAILTDPSLSELRVELIKPISLVYIIDDIFDVHGTVDELILFTEVIKRWDNACAEQLQYMKICFKVLNDIANDFGKIIFEKHGWNPTRFLKQMWANLCNAFLVEFQWNASGKLPKADDYLKNAIITSGVPLVLTHLFFLMGQNIANQSMDSKKEEVQLPNIIFLVAEILRLWDDLGCAQDENQNGYDGSYVECYLRENEGSSYQSAREHVMKLISKLWKLLNKECLSPCPFSAPFLEACVNAAKMVSLMYNYEDKHGLGLLQDHMKSLTCDHETI